The genomic interval AATGGAGGCCCGGGAGGATTCGGAGCCAGTGCCTTCAACTTCAATGCACCACAGTTCGGCGACGCCGCTGGGTTCTCCGAGGGTCTCAACGGGATGCCCTTTCTGGGCAAGATACCCCCCAAACCGATGATGCGCTCCATTAGCCGCCAGCGCTCTCTGGTCGATGGGGCTGGGCTACCCAGGATGCCGTCACCTCTTCCCGCGATGGCCCAGCAAATCTTGAGCGGAGCCGGAGTGGGACATGGCCAACGCTTCCCAGTGCCACCCATTTCCAGTTACTATGGACACTACGAGGGCGACCTTTCGATGTCTTCACTGTCGAAGCTAAAGAACACCCCCTCACCCCCTCAGACCCAATGGCAGGAGCATGAAGCACCGCGTCTAGCCGCACTTTCAGAAACCGACTCCGAGAGCGACCTATGCAGTCAGCAGACGAGCGCAAAATTGTCTGTATCCCGCTGGCGCCGTGCCATCAACTACGTAACGTCCACTATGCCGGAGCAGCGTCGCCAACGCCTGGAGGTGATAATCAATCGCTGTGGACAGTCGGCTATCGCCAAGCAtcttctgttgctgctgcatctgaTCGCCCTGGTGGTAGTTGTGTGTTTCCGACAGGTCGCGCGACTTGGATGGCTCTGCGGCGACATTCGCTATCGCCTGGGACGCACCAAGTACCAGTTGCGCAGCTACCTGCGCCAGATGCTGTGGCGGCTGGCCATTGCCAAGGGCAACGACACCTTTCTCTTTCTCATCGTGGTGCTGGTGACGCCCTGGCTATTCCTTCTCAGCCTTGTGGGCTTCGCCATATCCTTCGTCTTTTCCATGAGGACCGCGTTGGCAGGGGGTGTCAGTCATCTCCACCGGCGCTTATTTTAGACCATAAGTGGAGGGAAAAGGCTGGAGGAGCAGCACCCAGAAGCTCCTTCGCCCCAAGTATTAGACTGACTTTTCACACAATGACACTAAAGCAGCGCATTCCACAAAATAACACAAGACACAGAAAGATGAAACCACCTGAATTTTAACTATATTTTGTGTTGCAGCAACAAAGAAACATTTGTGTTTTCATGGATTCAGGCTTGGGTTTATATTCCGTATAGCATTATTGCATCATTCCCCATTTCGAATGTTGTTTTCATTCTGGAAGATTGCAATCCGCTCAAAGGTGTTAAATATCTGCCCATCTGCTTATGTGTGATCTGATCGATAAATCgcaaaagtatttatttgtttacagCTTTATCCGCTCGCTGGCCACTTGTTCGCCACTCATCAAACCCATTTATtgtgattattatttatgccatTTATTCTGCACGATAAATATGGATGTGAACAAATcaaaacgaaaacatttccGCCGCTCATGGGGCAGAACCGCAGATTGTGGGCCTTTGTTGTTCATGCTCTCTGtaatttcactttcaattGCATCCCGCCAGCAAAAAGCCCCATTTGTAGTATATTATATGATTCACTGGCCACCGACAGTCACATCTGCGTTCCACGGCACATGAAAAGCGCTCAGTGACTCGGGAAAACCCAGGAGAACCTCCTCCAGTTTCCATTCAGTGCCCCAGGGCCTACTTCACAAGTGTCCAGAGGTCGCCTCTGGGATTTCTCGAATTTCAACCCAACATGGGGCTAAGAGATATTGAGAACTTGTCATTAATTATGTCAAGTCTACGTGTGAACTAGGCCAAGTAATGTCCGAGCGTGGTTTACAATTACCAGTGACCCATCAAGAATGGATTGCATAAACGTGGATCGCTATCTGTAAAACTACCCATGCCGAACCACTTGCAATTAATGCCAGCACGGTTTTTCAGGAAATAAAGATCCACttttaatattaaacattAAGTTCACAATAATATACGAAATTATCTATGACAATCGCGGACAAAAGAGATTGTCGGTACTTGGTTATGTGGAACTGACATGAAGCACGGGCCAGCCATGTCTGGTCAGTTGGAAAGTACCTACAATTAGCTGGGGGATTGTCGTGATCTACAATCTGTATTTATATTGCAAAGATAATTGCTGGCTTCATTTCTTGCCAGCGAGAAATCTGATTCACTTAATCGCACGGCAGGTGCTCCCCTAACTCATCAGAAAGTGGTATTTGCCAAGGTCGCCATTAGCCAGAAATCGCGTGATGAACTGCCAACGGCGCCAAATAAATTTTAGACGAGAAATTGTTTGAAACGCAGCGCTAATAGAACGTTCAAGTTTTAGTGCAGATCGTGAATGTGTTCGTCTTTTTAGATACATACAACAATCCTAAAGATAGCCAACACTGAAACGATAATAAACATCTGGGGCAATATACATTTAAGTAGACAGAGATAAGCACTTGGCAACCCCTCGACTTTGCTCAAGAGATTACAAGTGATAAGGGCGGATGATAAGAACGCCGCAGGCATTCCCCCTCCAACCCAACAGCGATTAGGTTCACTGATACTTGTTCTGTTGTAGGTGACTAATTTAGCCTCTCTATATATAAGCAAATCCACGGAACGGAAGGTGCGTAATCCGGTCATGGACAAAGACTAATAGAATAATACCAAATCATCCCGTAACATCGTACATATAATTCACGATGGACAACGAAATCGTGCGAACCAAACAATCTGGACTAATTTACTTTGCAGTTTGATTGCCAAATAACGATTAGCAGAGTCCAcgattttaaaaaaattacaaacCTTTggaatcaaaaatattaaccATAAACTAGAGTGTTACTCTAACCCATTGCCATTAAGTTTCATTTTGCCACTTAAGGAGCAAATAAACTCGTATCTTCCCTTCCGCATATGTATGATATGTACATAGATCATATTAAAATGCGAACTTGCACGAGACAACGAGCTTACACTCGCAATTTACTTATTTGTTTACACGCCTGATTGCTGTTTTAATGAGCTAAATGAATATGTCGTGGATGAGTCACCTTAGGTTAAACAATGCTAGACTATAGTCTATAAACTATACGGATCTGTTAGTTGTATAATAGGCGAGTGTGCGAGATTTTTCAATGGAAAACGTGTTCGGCACAGTTTGTTTTATCGAGTATCGAATCCATTCACCATTCATCGATGCCGCATGCCCAGCATCTGTTCTGATGCTGAGTCACTCGGATTTCATTCACAAAAGTCTCTGGCTAAGGCTCGGATTTTGTTCAGAACTTCGGGTCAATCTACCGCTCAAATCGCAGGTTTGTATTTCCGCCCTTTCCCAACATGTGTGTACTTGTGGCACACCTCATGTTTGCTGCAATATCATATCTCGCCCTTATCTGCGCCCAGTATTGGACAAGCAGAAACAACCGATGATTCGCACTGATTGTGGTTCTTAATCGGAAGGGGCCAGCGAAGAGTTGAGGAAGTTCCAAATGAGGACCATAAAATGTTAGCACATGTATTAGGAGATTGATTAGAAGTATGTTACGAGTCTATTTCCGCTGACAGCCTGTCTACGTGCCCTTATAAGTATTTGGAATGTATACATAGGTACTTATATATGACTAATTCCCCGATTTTCGATGAAAGCTATCGAAAGAAAATACACTCAAGTGGATCGTGCAAACAAAAAGCTGCGGAATACTTTCGGACTAAGAAGAAAGCTTTGTTGATCAAAAATCAATGGGATTCATCTATTTCATTCAATTAGAATGATATATTATTCCTATTTTCGTTCCAATTTATGGTAACATCCATCTGAGCTAAGAATAGGTATTGTATTGTGTATTTTTTTGGGTGTATTTTCGATTGAAACTGCAAAATGCATATGTAAGCATCTGGATTTGACTTGGGTTAATATAATCATAAGCATAAGGGGAAAATGAGCCAGATATTCTTCAACTTCAAGTACTGCGCACTTGATAAAGGCTAAACAAAGATTGTCGCTTCCCGCTCCATGTAAACAGAATTATTCTACATAAGAGGAGCTCCACTTGAGCTGTACTTTGGATAGCGAAATCAAAGTCGAATTTACTGAATCCACATCTAGAATAACCGCAACGCATATGTTTGGCGTTCAGTGGGCAATTCAACTCCTTGGCGAGCCGACAAGGCACATTTGGCATAAACAATAGTAGAAATAATAAACGATTTCAATGGCAAGAAATTGATTTGGTATGAAAGCAAGTTGTTCAGGATCAGGAAATTGAGACAATGCTATTATTGCAAGAATATTAGTTTGCACGAGGTCAAGGGTCTTACATTTGTGAACAACTTAAATGCTAGGCCAATCAAAACATTCAGTGAACAGTCTAATGCAAGCAAAGAGGCAAAGGGTTCTCATTTTGGCAGTTAGCTGCCATAATGAAGTATCTGAGCTATTAATGTATAACCACGTCAGCCGCAGAAACAGTGACTTCAGCTGTTTCGTATTCATTTCACAGGTGAGCCCACACTCAACACCTCAGTTGGAATTGGCCAATTAGCGGGCGAAGCTCGGATTTCTAGCCCGAATTCGGATAGAGCTAGAAGCTTTCTCGATTGATTCAGCGAAGAGAACCGATTTCAGATGAAAACCAAGAAAACATGTGTATATTATTCTAGTGGAAAGGCACCCACACATTGCAATGCAGACAGACGAGCCAGAATTATGCATAATCATCAGCAAAAGCGAAATGCACTTGCAACAATACGGAGAAAGcaaaggaaaatgttggaTATTGCAAACCCAAAGCGAAAAGATAGAGAACAGAGACTGTCGCAATCATAAGGGGAAAACGAACATCCCGACTCATGGGTTGCCCTCTAACCACCGCCCAATTGGACAAGAAACCCCACGAGGTTGCATCCCAGTCACTCCCTGCTACTCCACCCAGCATTATCAGTAAAGCTGAGTAATCATGGCGACGACAAAGCCCGGCTCCATAAAGGAACCTGAACAGACACTGTAACatgtatggtatggtatgatatgatatgagGGTGGGGAGAGCGCACCTCTGAGTGCCGTTTCAGCTTTTAATTTTGGAATGGCTCGTGGGGTCTTTTCGCTGTGCATTGCATTTCGAAGCGAAGTCCTAAGCAGGCGGCATTGTTCATTAAATCACGTatgataataaaaatcaagttCCATTGCCAGTGTCAGAAATATAAGGCTAAGCTGAAAATCGCTTGGTTAAGGAAACGGTGTGAACAATAAAAATGCTTTGTATGGGAAATATGATCGCAGTTTATTCCAtacttatttaataatttctttaaaaacCAACAAAGGTTTCTAAATCCTAATTTGTGGGCATCCCCATATTCAAAAGTAAAGTAAAGGAAATGTCGCTGAACTGATAGCTTAATCAGCACTCATAAGGAATCAAACGCAATAAAATTTTTTGCGACTTGATATACAATATCTCCTTAAATTGCACAAATCCATTTAAAAGTGTGCAATATACGAAATGATTTGACTGTACACACACTGAATGTACATGCATTTGCATTCATATGCATTCGAAAACCATTGAATtcctttaaaaaaaaaacccataACGTACGCTTTACAGATGCTCGACTGTATTTCACTGTGGATCTCATCTGGAAGGAACTGCAGCTGTGTGCGTTAGTTAGGCAAATTCGATGTGTGTGAGTTTATGCTGGCTGGGTTTTCATTTGATCCGTctgcgttgttgttgttgcggctcTGACAGCTGGAAGCTTCCGCAGCAATCTGGAAACTGGAAAGAATCCACAAGATGCGGGTTTCCAGGGGACGAGGTGGTGGTCGATGAAAGAGAATTTTGCCAATTTGCTGCGATTGCCCCGCATGACAGATATAAAGATACATGCATGAGATacaaagaagaagaagaagaagtcgACGAAAGCGcaaaaccaaagccaaagAAAGGCCATTAAATTGTGCGAAAGAGAAACCAGAACAGGTTTAACTGTTCTTGGTGTGCGCCCAATAAAAGCGCTAATTGACACGCACACAAGTGCACTACTGCGGCCATAAACAAACCGCTCGTTGGGAAAGGAGAGAGGTGGAAGGAAAAGAGAGCTGACAAAGCTAACTGGAACTTTCGTAAGTCCAGGCGAAATTGCACATTTAACAGAAGAAAACACCTATTTTTAACACAATAAAAATGACTAAAATTAACGTGAAACTGACACGATTGGGGTTAAAACTCACCTTGGCAAGAAGCACGGTGTAAACTGGTTTTCGGTTCTCACTCAAAACAAAGCAAGAATGCACTCGCAATCGAATTCCACTCAATTTACACGTTTACGAAACTTTGGCCATTAAAACCTCGAGAggatttgtatttttaaatgatTACAGCGTGTTACCACATATATagctatatataaatatttgctattgtttttactttcTCACCAACCACAAAAACTTGTTTTCTTTGTAGCGACTCTCTATTTTGGCACTATACTCGCAACTCGCAACTGAGCTGATTtagcaattaaaatgcaacctctttgaatgaaaacaattatttttcgTGCACACCACCAACGACAACAATAAGAATAACGGGCGCGACGCACAACAACGCAATTCTTTAATGCACTTAAGTATTTTCGTCGCTCAATTGGAGCTCGTTTCGTTTTCGCAAGCACCGCAATTACAattaactttattttatatttgcgTACGCACACCACCGCACGAAgctgaaatttatttaatttattttaaatccAGCAAGAACTGACAACCGACTTACTTAGCTGCACTCGCCAGTGTGACCGCTTCGCGAGTGTTGGATGAAGTTGTAGTGTGGCCCTAGCGCACTCCCCAGGAAATACCCACTGTGAACAGTCACTCTTCCCACTCTTCCCACTGGTAACACTTTTCacttgaaaataaatttgaattctaCCTTAAAActacattatttatttgagaAGGAGACTGGGATAAGCAGAAAGAAAAACAGCTGGAGTAATTAAACACTAGTTCCCGCTCAGTTCAGATCTCCACCGTCATGGACACGATCAAACTGTGGCACAGTGGGCAAGTTCGGTGCCTGGAGATCTCCGTGGGAGCTGCGCAGTGGTGGCAGGTGGTGCAGATCCAGATGTTGTTCGTCGGCTGTGTGATGGGTTTCCCGGAGGAGATGCACGCGGGGAAGCGAGCATTGCACTCGGGGCAGGAGGGCGAGCTGAAAGGATCGGTAATCCATGAGTATCATCATTATAATCCCGCTTCTGACCACGACCCTTCACTTACCTATCAGGCACTGGCACTCCGCAGGAATAGCAATCCACCTTCTCGCCAGTGGTGTCCTCCGGATCGTACTTGGCGAAGATCCCCGCCGCCAACTCTTCATACCGTTGAAGGGTGGCCTCGGGAAGATGAGCCTGTTGCTCCAACTTCATGAAAGCCTTGGAGCAGGTGCCGAAGGCCCGATCCGCACAGCTGGCCAGAGCCAACAGGCTGTAGATGTGTTCCGGAGGCAGGACGTCCTCGTAGTCGCGCAGCCTCACCGCGGTGACCACCGCACTGTGGACGATCCCGAAGCGCAGCTGCCTCTGGGCCAGGAGCATAAAGTGGTAGGCCTCGGCGCAGTGCCACAGCCTCTCGATGGCGGCCGCATCCTCCAGGGCAATGGAGTCCAGTAGGGTGTTCCTGCCGCTGGCGTAGTCGATCTCCGTCGTGGCCACAGCCTTGAGGTGCTCCTCGGCCAGCAGAGCAGCCAGCACGTACAGCTTCTTGATTCTCAGCAGCGGGGCCCGCTTCTCTTGCTCCCGTTCCGCCATTTGAGAAAGCAAGCGAGCTGCGTCTAGATGGCGTCCTGCATTCCTCTGCATCTCGATGGCTTCCTTGAGGCGTCCCTCCTGGAGCAACTGAGCCGCGTGCTTGGCTATGAGCGTTTGGACCTGCGGCAGTTGGAACCTCTGGGCCAGCTCCACAGCCTCGCCCCACTGCCGAAGATTCACGCAGGTGGCAACGGCGGCCTTCTGGTCGCCGAATCGGAGATGGGCTTGAACCGCCTCGGAGCACATGCCCACGGAGGCCAGCATCTCGGCTAGCTTCGGTAGCAGCGGGCTCTTCTCCGGTAGCCGTTCCACGCACTTTTCCAAGTCGTCGAACTGCTCCAAGTGGTACAGAGCCTCCATGTAGCCCTCCAGGTAGTGGGACTTCTCGTAGTACTCCCGGGCACTCTCCCAGGAGCGCAGGTTGGCGAAGTGGTGGCCAATTTCCCGCCAAGCAATCTCCATCTGCTGGTCGGACACGCCCGATCCTCCCATTCTGTACAGCTGCACCACGCGGAACCAATCGCAAAGGGTCATGCGCAGATCTATGGCCAGATCGCGACGATCTGCGTCCAGGTAGAGCTTCTCCGCCTCCTCGAACTCGCCGTAGAAGGCTGATATCTCCGCCCTCTGCAGCTCCTTGGAGTGTATGGTGCGCAGTCTCTTGACCAACTTGATGCCTGGGTAGTGGGCACAACGCACAAAGGCGTTCTCCGCCGTCTCCAGCTCCAGTTTCTTCAACGCAGACTCCGCCAGCAGTCGCCAGAGCCTCGGATGCGGGTTGTCCTCAATGAACTGCTTGGCATCCTCCAGTCCCACGTGCTCCAGCAGATCGTCGGTATCGCGCAGGGACTTTACCCTCAGCTGGATGACATGCGAAGAATTCTGCAGCTCACCCACGCTGATGATGTCGTCCAGCAGGACACTGGTGATCTCCAAGTCCTCGAAGGTGCAAATGTACCCGGAGCAAGACACGGGCTCCTCTGGATCATTGCCCCGGAAGATGTACATGCGCGTTTTCTCCATCAGAGCCAGCAGCAGTGGGTTGTCCTTGGCCCAGCTCA from Drosophila mauritiana strain mau12 chromosome 3L, ASM438214v1, whole genome shotgun sequence carries:
- the LOC117140464 gene encoding uncharacterized protein LOC117140464; the encoded protein is MHKQRSPFNGGPGGFGASAFNFNAPQFGDAAGFSEGLNGMPFLGKIPPKPMMRSISRQRSLVDGAGLPRMPSPLPAMAQQILSGAGVGHGQRFPVPPISSYYGHYEGDLSMSSLSKLKNTPSPPQTQWQEHEAPRLAALSETDSESDLCSQQTSAKLSVSRWRRAINYVTSTMPEQRRQRLEVIINRCGQSAIAKHLLLLLHLIALVVVVCFRQVARLGWLCGDIRYRLGRTKYQLRSYLRQMLWRLAIAKGNDTFLFLIVVLVTPWLFLLSLVGFAISFVFSMRTALAGGVSHLHRRLF